Genomic DNA from Rhodothermales bacterium:
CCGCAAGACGGAGGAAGGCCTGCTCAAGGAAATCGGCCACCAGGCGCTTTCTCCGCTGGAACGCACGTACGATGCGGTGCGTGATCGTCTCAAGGCACTGGAATTGGAAGCACGCACGCTGATCGCTGAGCACAGTGCCGATCCGCGCAGGCTCGCCGATGAACTCGAGTCCCTGCTGGGCCAGACGGGGGAGATCGCTGCCGTCTATCGGGATCTTCCGGGGCTCTCCTCATCGGACCGTGCCTTGACCGACGCCGGCGAATCGGCGTGGCGAGGCATGATGAAGGACATCGCCGCCTTGCCGCGGGACCTGCGCCTGCGAAGTGTGGTCGGCGAAAAACCGGTCACCCACACGACCGACCTTATGCAGGTAGCGCGGGGAGCTTTCGAGCGCTCCCTTTCAGCACGCCTGGAGCCCACTGCGGAGCCGCTGCGGAAGGCGATTGCTCGGGTCTGGAATCAGACCGAGCAGGTCCAGGAGGTCATCGTAAACACCGTGCATACGGCGCTCCAGCAGGTTACCGCTACCGATGCGGATTCCGCCGGCGGGGATCTGCCGGAAGAGGAGGCCCCTGATCTGGCGACGCTGATCTCAAGCGGGCTGGATCGTGCGGCGCTCTCCCTTGAGGAGCGCTACCAGTCTCTCGGGCCGGAGTGGGCTGCCTTCGTAACCCAGCTTCATCGACTCCTCTCGGACGACTGGAACAGTGCGTTTCGGGCCGTGCAGTCCGACGACTTCCTCGCCAAGCGACTGCTGGGCCTGCAAACAAGCATCAGCAGGCGGTCGGAGCGCAGCTGGAAACGGGTGACACAGGCATGGTCCTCCGGTCGTGAGCGTGGTATGGCGGCCTTCCGGCTGGCGCGACAGCGTGGTCGGGACCTGATTCGCATCGGACAGACGGCAGTCGGGGTGTCTACCGCGACGACCGCCGAGCGACACCTGGCCCTGGATACCGTAGCCAGTGCGCGGGAGCTGTACGCTCGGCTGCCGCTCGTATATCGGCGCCTGTTCTCTCCGGAGCCCGTGGCAGATCCCGGCCTGGCTGAGAACCGTGCCGGGGACCTCAAGGAGGTCGGAGGTCTGCTGGATCGATGGGCTCAGGACCTCGGATCGGGCATCATTGTCGTCGATGCGCCGCTTGGCGCCGGTCGCACGAGCTTTCTGCGACTGCTGGACATCGAACTCCGGGACGACTTCCATACCCTGCGCATTGCGCTCGACCGCCGCCAGACCACAGAAGCGGAACTGGCCGGCCTGTTCGCCGAAGCCCTGTTTCCGGACCTGCCCTTCCGAGGCGATTTCGCCCAGCTGGAATCGTTGATCCGGGAGCGAATCGAGATCAACAGCACGGTCGTGATGGTCGACAACCTCGAGATGCTGATGTTCAACATCTCCGGGGGCACCGCGCTGCTGAATCAGTTGCTGCTCTTCTGGATTCGCACGGACGACCGGGTCGCGTGGGTGGCTTCCTGCGGCTCGTTGGCCTGGCGGTTCGCACAAAAGACGGCCCCCGCAGCGTCCAGACTCGCCATGTCCCACCCGCTCTCCCGCTGGTCCGCACCGACCATGGAAGAGTTGATCCTGAAGCGCCACCGCCGCAGCGGAGTCACGCTGGAGTTCCAGCCGCCTGAGGACCCATCGCCCCTCACCCGCCAGCGCCTCAGGCGGGCGCGCACGCCCCAGGATGTGCAACGCATCCTGTCCACGGATTTTTTCGATGCGCTATACCGAATCTCCGGCCAGAGCCCAACGCGTGCGTTGTTTGAGTGGATTCGCGCCGGGGAGTTCAGCGAAGCGGGCGATGTGCTGCGACTGCATCCCATCAAGCCGCTAAGCTTCACCTATCTGGCGCAGGTCGAGAACGACACCGCCTTCACCATTCGATCGCTGGTGTTCCACAACGTCATGACGGTCGAGGAGCATGCAACGCTCTTCCGCACAAACGAAGCCACGGCGATCATGGCTTTCGAAACCCTGCTGTCGGCGGGCCTGATCGAAACCCTCGACGCGGTCGACACCGCAGCCATTATGCCAGGCGTGCGCTATCGCATCAGACGCCTCGTGCTGGAACCGGTCGTGCGCTCGCTGCGGGAACGCCACTTCGTCTATTAGCGGTCGGTTCGCGCCGGGAGGTAGTGGACCAGCTCCCAGTGAATGCGATAGGCATAGGTGTAGAATGAGGTGCCGCCGCGCGCGTAGTACGGCGTGATCCACCTTACCCACCCCAGTTCGGGAGAAACCGTCAGGGTATCGTAGAACGGGAACGGAGTGCTGAATCCGCCGAGCGTGTGGATCTTGCGACGAATTCGGACCCTGCGATAGGAAGCGCCCGACGCGGTTTCCGCCCGAGTGGTATCGATTACAGACACCGATCCCCAGGAGGCCTCCTGGTCCGGCCTGGGCAACGCGAGCAACCACCGAGCTCCGGCAGAGTCCGGTGCATTCATCAGTCCCATGGGGGTGTTCGCGTACCATCCCTGAAGGAGCGCGTGTCTGCCGGAGGACTCGACCCAGTACCAGCGCTGTCCCCAGAAGGTCGAATCTCTGGTGATCACCATGGTATCCGTCGGTGGCATGGAGAACGAGAACCCGCTGCGACTCTCCAACCACGTGTTGGCAATCCACCGATCTCCCACGTTGAGGGGAAGCGCCCATTCCTCAGGCTCCGCCGGTTCAGGAGCGGCCGTGTCGCACGAGACCACCAGAAACAGCACACACACCATCCAACGCATCTTCAGCAGGGAGCTGGTTACTGAAGCAAGAAGGATTCGGGCGATGGGGTTGGTGCTGGTGTCTCAGTGTACGGATGCCGTTGGCCTCGGCGCGAGCCTCGGCATAGCGAGCTGTTGGGACAGACCGGTGACCGGCGCGCGAGTCCCAGGATGGCGAGCGGTTGGGGCGGACCGGTGACCGGCCTCAGACCACGGCAAGCGCCGTGCGCACACGATCCGCCTGGTTCAGATGTCGCTTCTCATGCTCGACCAGCACCAGGATGCAATCCCGGAGCGAATACGTCACGAACGGGGTAAGGGGTGATGGCACCGTCGTGCGGTCCAGGTCCTCGTCTGCACACTTCTCAAGATGCGCCGCAAGATCCGCGTTGGCCTGCAGAAGATCCTGGCTCAGATTCCGATCAAACTGCGACGCGGTTGGCGTGAAGAGGGTCGGTGCCTTGTTCTTTCCTGCGTAGTCCGGCGAGACCACCTTTAGCACCATGCGGCCCATGGCCTTCGGCAGGAGTGGAATACGGCTGGCCCATGAAAGACTCAATGTGCCGCGCTCGAGGTCCTCGAAGATGCTCTCGTAGCTCCGACTGGTCTGGATGAGGTGGTCAAAGCACTCGTTGATGCTCCACTTCCGGGGGCCCGGCTTCACGTTGCTCTGCTCTGGGGTCAGGTGCAGGAATTCCGCGCGGATGGTGGCATCCAACTCCCGTAGTTCTGCGATGCGGTCATCGATCCAACTCATGGCTTCCCGGGGTTTGGTGATGTAGGGCAGGCTCTGGCTCCCCTTACGTCAGGCCTGGCCAGAGATGCGTCACCGAAAGCGGAAATCGCATGGAGACGGTGATCGTCGCTCCGCATCAGCGCCGCAGACCCTCCAGAACACTCAATGCCTCCTCCACCCGGTTTCGGTAGGTCGCCTTCGCGTCCAGGGACAACCAGCGATCCCGGCGCTCGACTCGGCGCCAGATTTCTTCGATGGTCGCGGTCAGGAAAGCCGCGGATGCGAGCGCGGCCTCGTTGGGAGGAGCACCCTCAAAATAGACGGGTGTGGTCTGCGCAAAGGCGTAGGCATCCCCGGAGTACCTTGCAACGCCACCGCGGGCCCGCACTGCGACCCACCGGGCATGCGCAGTCCGGAGTCGATGCTCGAATGTGACATGCCGCGGGCCGGGAGGCACATCGAAGGCGTAGGCGACGGCCCCGTCTACGATCACCTCGATCACATCGACCGGGACAATGGTATCGAGCGCCACCTTGACAGTGACCTCCCGCCGGGGTGTGATGGCAGAGCCGGGCTCCTGTCCGTCTATTTCGACCGACAGCAGGGGGCCGTTTGTGGCGACGGTTCTGCCGGCGCGTACAGCCTCGATCCACGTGTGCCAGCCGAAGTCGCCGTCGATGCGCGCATACGTGCGCGCCGTGCCACCCGAGGGGTCCCTCCATACGTTGGAGAAGTTGTCCGTGCCTCCGGTTGCCGGCAGTCGAGCCCCGACGTTGAGCAGATGGTAGTACATCTGCGCGCTGGCCATCTCGTCCGAGGCGTAGGAGACCACATCGAAAAAGTCACCCCTGCCGAGCAAAACGTGAATCGGGATGTCCGACTGCGCAGCGCCGTCTGGCGAGTCGATGGAGCCGTTGTTGCGGGTGTACGGATGGACGAAGCCGCCGATGCCGCCCACAGCTCGCACGCTGTCCAGATAGGCGAGCTTCAACCCGTCCTCGGGATACGGAGAGCCGGCCGTACCGCCGATCAGCGGCATCATGAACTCAGACACGCCGAGCAGGGCGACGTGGCCGAATGAACCCCGAAACTCCTGGGCATACCGGAGAAGGTGAGTGCTGGTGGATGAGCCGTGGTCGGCTCCAGTCAGGTCCGCCCATCGCCCCATAATCTTCGTGCCGTCCATATGGATCAGGCTGTTGGCGACGCGCAGGTCATCGGCCTCGAACTGCTGGAAGAATTGCTCCTGCGTCAGGCCATAGCGCCCCTCGTGGAGGTCGTGCACATGGATGTCACCGGAGATCCATCCCTCTGAGGCGGGGTCGGCCAGTCGGGTGAGCCGCAGATCAACGTCCACGGACCCACCTGGCGGCACCACCACCGAGGTGATGTCTGGAATCCACTCGAACCCTCGCACGGCCTCAATGCGTGCGGTGCCGGCCGGTGCGGTGACCTCGAATTCGCCGGTCGAATGGAAGTAGTGGATTTCATTCACCGAACTGACCCGGTGGAAGGCCTGGTCCGGGACGTAGGCCCGCCCATCGGAAGCCACCATCTGGATCCGGGCCGGCAGCACGGTGTCGTCCGGCCCGAGTACGCGACCCCGAATGGTGCCTGTTTGATACTGGGGCTCCACGGAGACCGGAGCTACTTCGGTCCAGTTTGTATTGCCCTCACCCCATCGGGATGTGATGTACAGGGTTGAATGGCCATGCTGATTTCCCACGAATGCCACGAGCGAACCGTCGGGGCTTACAGCCGGTGCGAACTCGTCCAATGGTTGTGAGGTCAGGCGCACGCGATTCCCTCCGGTCGCGGGCACCGTGGCCAGATCGTAGGAGCCCGAGGCGTCCGAAGCGAAGACCAGCGAAGCCCCGTCAGGCGTCCACACAGGCGCGGGTCGGTAGCTGGTTTCCTCATAGTGGACCAGGGTTGGCTCTCCACCAGCCAAAGACCGGCGCCAGATCCCTCCACTACCCAGGCGGCCCCGGACACGCGAGATGTAGACCAACTCCGTTCCGTCCGGGGACACTCCCGGTTGAAACTGGTTGCCTCCGCCCCCGACTACCGTTGTGACCAGCCCTGTTTCCAGATTCACGGACATGATGTCGAAGTCCCAACCCGAGGCTGATGCAAAGACCAGGGTCGCGCCGTCCGGCGTCCAGTCCGGCTGCACGTCAATGGACCCGCCGTCGGTGGCCCGGGCAAACCCGGTGCCGTCCGCGTTGACGATGGCCAGGTCCATCTGCCCATCGAAGTCGACCGCCATGGCGATCCGTTGTCCGTCTGGACTCCACGCCGGCTCGAAGTGGTAGCCGGGGCCCTGGGTGACGGCGGTTGCGATCCCCGTTTCCAGGTCGTGCACCCAGATATCTCCGCGCATGGAGTAGGCGATCCGGGGTTGGGTTGGATGCCAGTCGGGGTCCAGCGGCGTGCTCGAGACCGCCGGGAGCATGTGCAGCTCCACGCGAGTCGGCAACCCGTACCGCGTTACCTGCGCTTCCACGGTTGACGCCAGAGCGCAACCGCACAGCGCCGCCATCAGCCAACGCGTCAATCCACCTCGATCCACCGCGGCACCTCCTCGCATTCCGGAGCGAAATGCTACCTCAGCGTAGGGCTCCGATCAAGCGCAGTGCCTGCCGGTCAGCGCGTGGCGGGTACAACGGCAGCAGCGCATGGCCGGCCGTCCGGGGTCGCGGGCGGGCCTGCACAATTTGCGGCGCCATCCCCGCCGGCCGGCGCGGTGCCCCAAGCGCATGCTTCCGCCGCTCACGGCCAAACATGGAATCCGAGCCCCCGAATCCACGTGCAGGGCCTTGCTCACCACCCTTGAGTGGAATACCAAGCCTGATTCCACCCGAGCCATCTCGCCACCCACGCAAACATGGAAAACACCCCGCGTTTTCCAGCCCGCCCCGTGTGAACGATACCCGACCCGTGCAAAGTGAGGCCTAAGTGCTGACCTGCACCGCCGCCGGCGCCACGCCGCAAAAAGCCGCCCCCGATCCGGGAGTGGATTTTTTCTCAGATCAAGGCGGACGAGGCGAGGCGACTGAGGCGTATGTCAATACGCCGCAGGGAGCCGAGTCCGAAGTCCAACGCCGAGCTGGGGAAAAAGCCGCCCCGATCCGGGAGTGGATTTTTTCTCAGATCAAGGCGGACGAGGCGAGGCGACTGAGGCGTATGTCAATACGCCGCAGGGAGCCGAGTCCGAAGTCCAACGCCGAGCTGGGAAAAAGCCGCCCCGATCCGGGAGTGGATTTTTTCTCAGATCAAGGCGGACGAGGCGAGGCGACTGAGGCGTATGTCAATACGCCGCAGGGAGCCGAGTCCGAAGTCCAACGCCGAGCTGGGGAAAAAGCCGCCCCGGATCAGCCGATGTGCATCTGGAGCTCCTCTCTCCGATGCTTCTGCCGAAGCTTACGCAGAGCCTTCTCCTTGATCTGCCTGACGCGCTCACGGGTCAGCCCGAACCGCTGGCCGATCTCTTCGAGCGTCAGCGGGTGCTCCCGACCGATCCCGAAGTACAGCCGCGTAATCTCGGCCTCGCGCGGGTGCAGGAGCGAAAGCGCACGCTCGATGTCGATCTTGAGCGACTCGTCCATGAGCAGCTCATCCGGCGAGGTGTCCTCGTCGTTGGGCAGCACGTCGAGCAGACTGTTGTCGTCGTCCTCGTTGAAGGGCGCGTCCATCGAAAGATGACGGCCGGTGTGCTGCATGGCCTCGCGGACCTTCTCGACGTCCACCTCGAGCTCCTTGGCCAGCTCCTCGATGTTCGGCTGACGCTCGTGCACCTGAGCCAGACGCGCGGAGGTCTTGCGAATCTTCGAAATCGTGCCGATCCGATTGAGCGGGAGACGCACGACGCGGCTCTGCTCGGCCAGGGCCTGAAGGATGGCCTGACGGATCCACCAGACGGCGTACGAGATGAACTTGAAGCCGCGGGTCTCATCGAAACGCTGGGCAGCCTTGATGAGGCCGTAGTTGCCCTCGTTGATGAGGTCGGCGAGCGTCAGTCCCTGACCCTGGTACTTCTTGGCAACCGATACCACGAAGCGAAGGTTGGCGCGCGTCAGCTTGTGAAGCGCATCCTGGTCGCCCTGCTTGATGCGGCGCGCCAGATCAACCTCTTCCTGCGGGGTCAGCAAGGGTATTTGACCAATCTCCTGGAGATACTGGTCGAGCATCCGTTGCTGTCGCGGGACGTACATATACCTTCTTCCTCGTAGCGGTTTTTTCTGGCAGCGGCCGTTGGGTGGGGATCGGTCGCGTTTGCGGCGACGCCCCTTCACTCGTTCACGGGTGGGTTGTTCCCGCCGATGAACTGGCGAACAGGCGCTTGTGGTGGGTTTACGGATTATTCAGAAACCCCTGATTCCTTGGCACTTATGAGGTCTGGCTGCCAATGGTTTCGAGGGTGTCCAGGATCCCGTCCGCATACGCGCGGTCTTCGCTCATGCGGGGAACCTTGGTCTGTGCACTCACCTTGCCCCGCGTGGTTTTTAGCCAGGACAGGAACGTGCCCGGAGCCAGGGCGACGATTTCAGGCGCATCAAACGCCCCGCATTCTCTCCGGATTACGTAGTGGCGGTTCACATCCTGTAAGTACGTATCAATTGCCGAGGCTAGCGCTCCCACATCGCCCGGCGGCTGATCAAACTCGATGAGCCATTGATGGCGTGGCGGGCGCGTGCCGTCGGGCGCCACCGGGGCGATGTGGTAGTCCCTGAATCGGGCACCGGAGCCCGCACATGCGCGCTCGAGAGCCTGCCGTGCCTCCCCGCCAAATACGGCCTCTCCGTACCGGTCCAGCATCTCACTCGTCCGTCCCGCCACCACAATACGATGGGGTTCGAGGCTGGTAAACTTGACCACGTCTCCCACCCCGTAGGACCACAACCCCGAACACGACGAAACATGGAGTCGATAGCGCACGCCCACCTCGACGTCCCGGATGGTGTAGCGCCGCGCGGTTTCCTCCTCCTCATCCATCCGAGTGAACTCAAAGAACACCCCGTTGTCGAGGTGGAGCAGCATATCCGTATCGCTGGCCTGGGTCTGAAAGGAAAAGACCCCTTCCGAAGCCCCGTACGACTCAATGAAGTCCACCTGATCGGAGCCAATTTGCTCCTGCATGAGCTCGAGGTATGAGGACAACGCCACTGCGCCGGAAAAGAACACCCTGAACTCCGGCCAGACTTCCTGCACCGTCGTCACCGACGCACCATGCTTTCTGTTGTAGGCCTCGATCAACATCGGGAAGAAGACCACCGCCCAGGACGGCACCATGGCCATCGACTTGATGTTCATGGAGAGTGTGCGGTCCACCATGGCCTTCAGCTTGTCCTCCCAACGCGGGAGAAACAGCACGCTCTGATCCACGGCCTGCAGGTAGCGCTTAACCCACCAGGGCCCGAACAGGTACATCAAGCCACTCATCTCCCCGACGAAAACGCCGGGGTTGTCGGGGTCCTCGTCGATGCGACCGGGCACCGAAAGCAGTTTGCCCGCGACGAACGACATGCTGCCTGAGGAGCGCGCGTAGTTCAGCGCCGTCGTCAGGGTAAACTGCCGGTTCAGATCCAGCATCTCCAGGCTCAAAGGGATGATCTTCCCGGCCGATGCGGTCCCGCTCGACACGGCGTAGTGCCGGGTCACACCGGGCCAAAGGACATCCGGCGCTCCCTGTCGCATGCGCGCAACTGCATCTCGAAACGGTTCATAGCCCCTGATGGGAGACCGGGCCTGAAACGCGCCGACCACGTCGTCCTCCGCCAGAGCCCCGCGGAAATCTAGCTTGCGACCCCACTCGGTATCGCGTGCCTTCTCCAACAGACGGCGCAGCAGGCGCTCCTGGGTACCCACCGGGTCTGCCTTGAACCGGTCGATGGTTCGCAGGTGCGGCAGTGCGCCGAGGGCATCAGTGAGCGGCATACTCGGCTGTGCGGAAACGCGGAATCTTGGAGGGGGATCTGAAACCGCCGTTTTCGCGACGGGTCTACGCCATATCTAACCGCTGCGGTGCAAAAAGATTCACCCCGCTGTGACGCACGACCCTTTCGTACTTGACCTGCGCGGTCACCTGCTGGACTGCAGCCCCGGGTGGGTGCATGTCATGGGGATCCTCAATGTGACCCCGGACTCCTTTTCTGATGGCGGTCTCTACCTCGATGTGGATGCCGCCGTGGAACGCGCGCGGACCATGGCCGATGAGGGCGCGCGGCTGATCGACATCGGGGGCGCTTCCTCCCGACCTCGCGGCAGGGTGTACGGCGAGGGGGCGCAGGTGCTGTCCCCGGAGGAAGAGGCCGCGCGCATCCTGCCCGTGATCCATGGCGTGTCGGAAGCTGTTCCGGATGTGCTCATCTCCGTCGACACCTTCCAGGGCGAGGTCGCCGCGCAGGCTCTCGAAGCCGGCGCGCACCTCATCAACGACATCACGGCCCTGCGCCACAGCCCGGAAATAGCGGGCCTCGTGGCTGAACGCAACGCCGGACTGGCGCTGATGCACTCTCTGGGTGAGGTCGGGGGCATGCCCCACTCGGCCAGGTATGGCGACGTCGTCCAGGAGGTCGCAGACTCACTGCTGGACGCGGCGATGCAAGCCGAAAGTGCCGGCGTTCGCGCCATCATGCTGGACCCGGGCTTCGGATTCGGCAAGAGCGTCGGCGACAACCTGCGCCTCATCGCCCATTGTGACCGGCTGGTCGCACTCGGCTACCCGGTGCTGCTGGGCGTCTCCCGCAAGAGTTCGATTGGCGCTGCACTCGGCTCCAGAGACAAGCCCGCC
This window encodes:
- a CDS encoding CehA/McbA family metallohydrolase produces the protein MRGGAAVDRGGLTRWLMAALCGCALASTVEAQVTRYGLPTRVELHMLPAVSSTPLDPDWHPTQPRIAYSMRGDIWVHDLETGIATAVTQGPGYHFEPAWSPDGQRIAMAVDFDGQMDLAIVNADGTGFARATDGGSIDVQPDWTPDGATLVFASASGWDFDIMSVNLETGLVTTVVGGGGNQFQPGVSPDGTELVYISRVRGRLGSGGIWRRSLAGGEPTLVHYEETSYRPAPVWTPDGASLVFASDASGSYDLATVPATGGNRVRLTSQPLDEFAPAVSPDGSLVAFVGNQHGHSTLYITSRWGEGNTNWTEVAPVSVEPQYQTGTIRGRVLGPDDTVLPARIQMVASDGRAYVPDQAFHRVSSVNEIHYFHSTGEFEVTAPAGTARIEAVRGFEWIPDITSVVVPPGGSVDVDLRLTRLADPASEGWISGDIHVHDLHEGRYGLTQEQFFQQFEADDLRVANSLIHMDGTKIMGRWADLTGADHGSSTSTHLLRYAQEFRGSFGHVALLGVSEFMMPLIGGTAGSPYPEDGLKLAYLDSVRAVGGIGGFVHPYTRNNGSIDSPDGAAQSDIPIHVLLGRGDFFDVVSYASDEMASAQMYYHLLNVGARLPATGGTDNFSNVWRDPSGGTARTYARIDGDFGWHTWIEAVRAGRTVATNGPLLSVEIDGQEPGSAITPRREVTVKVALDTIVPVDVIEVIVDGAVAYAFDVPPGPRHVTFEHRLRTAHARWVAVRARGGVARYSGDAYAFAQTTPVYFEGAPPNEAALASAAFLTATIEEIWRRVERRDRWLSLDAKATYRNRVEEALSVLEGLRR
- a CDS encoding RNA polymerase sigma factor RpoD/SigA gives rise to the protein MYVPRQQRMLDQYLQEIGQIPLLTPQEEVDLARRIKQGDQDALHKLTRANLRFVVSVAKKYQGQGLTLADLINEGNYGLIKAAQRFDETRGFKFISYAVWWIRQAILQALAEQSRVVRLPLNRIGTISKIRKTSARLAQVHERQPNIEELAKELEVDVEKVREAMQHTGRHLSMDAPFNEDDDNSLLDVLPNDEDTSPDELLMDESLKIDIERALSLLHPREAEITRLYFGIGREHPLTLEEIGQRFGLTRERVRQIKEKALRKLRQKHRREELQMHIG
- a CDS encoding GH3 auxin-responsive promoter family protein yields the protein MPLTDALGALPHLRTIDRFKADPVGTQERLLRRLLEKARDTEWGRKLDFRGALAEDDVVGAFQARSPIRGYEPFRDAVARMRQGAPDVLWPGVTRHYAVSSGTASAGKIIPLSLEMLDLNRQFTLTTALNYARSSGSMSFVAGKLLSVPGRIDEDPDNPGVFVGEMSGLMYLFGPWWVKRYLQAVDQSVLFLPRWEDKLKAMVDRTLSMNIKSMAMVPSWAVVFFPMLIEAYNRKHGASVTTVQEVWPEFRVFFSGAVALSSYLELMQEQIGSDQVDFIESYGASEGVFSFQTQASDTDMLLHLDNGVFFEFTRMDEEEETARRYTIRDVEVGVRYRLHVSSCSGLWSYGVGDVVKFTSLEPHRIVVAGRTSEMLDRYGEAVFGGEARQALERACAGSGARFRDYHIAPVAPDGTRPPRHQWLIEFDQPPGDVGALASAIDTYLQDVNRHYVIRRECGAFDAPEIVALAPGTFLSWLKTTRGKVSAQTKVPRMSEDRAYADGILDTLETIGSQTS
- the folP gene encoding dihydropteroate synthase; translated protein: MTHDPFVLDLRGHLLDCSPGWVHVMGILNVTPDSFSDGGLYLDVDAAVERARTMADEGARLIDIGGASSRPRGRVYGEGAQVLSPEEEAARILPVIHGVSEAVPDVLISVDTFQGEVAAQALEAGAHLINDITALRHSPEIAGLVAERNAGLALMHSLGEVGGMPHSARYGDVVQEVADSLLDAAMQAESAGVRAIMLDPGFGFGKSVGDNLRLIAHCDRLVALGYPVLLGVSRKSSIGAALGSRDKPAPIEERLFGSLGATAVGVLRGASIVRTHDVAETAQMLRVLSATAAP
- a CDS encoding DinB family protein, with amino-acid sequence MSWIDDRIAELRELDATIRAEFLHLTPEQSNVKPGPRKWSINECFDHLIQTSRSYESIFEDLERGTLSLSWASRIPLLPKAMGRMVLKVVSPDYAGKNKAPTLFTPTASQFDRNLSQDLLQANADLAAHLEKCADEDLDRTTVPSPLTPFVTYSLRDCILVLVEHEKRHLNQADRVRTALAVV